GAAACAGATCAAAAAAGACTGTTTGACTCCTTCTTTAGAGGAACTAATGTGGGGATGATTCCAGGGACGGGACTGGGATTAGCGATTCTCAAAAATTGTGTAGATCTGCACGGTGGCGAAATCAGCCTTAGTAGTCAAGTAGGCGTTGGTACAACATTTACCGTAATACTACCTTTGCACTACGAAGCAAGCTTAGAAAGAAATCCGCAAATTTACGAGGATCAAGATTATGGCATAGTTTGATAAAATGTCTCTGTCTATTGGTGTTCAAATTAAGGTAAATTTCTCAAAACTAAAGCAATAATTTTGTCAGCAATAGGAATAAACAACAACTAATAGCGTATTATTTACCTCTGCATCTAAACCTCGCGCTGATATCAACTGTTAAGCTGCCGCAAGATTAAATATTTTTGTAAAGAGAAATTATTAACAATTTTTTTTCTAAGTAATTTCCCATGTACTTTAAGGCTGATTAATTAAGTAGGATAGTTTTAACAATAAAAGTTAAATGAATGCAGCCAGCACCTTTACCGAATAACGAAGCACAGAGACTTGCAGCACTTCTAGAATATGAAGTGTTAGATACTGAGGCTGAACCAGGGTTTGATCAAATCACTCATTTAGCCTCATATATTTGTCAGACACCAATTGCCTTAGTTAGCTTAATTGATAGTGAGCGACAATGGTTTAAGTCTCATCTGGGTTTAACCGCAACCGAAACTTGTCGTGATATAGCTTTTTGCGCTCACGTCATTCTGCAAAATCAAGTAATGGTGGTTGAGGATGCTTTAAATGATGAACGATTTGCCACTAATCCCCTCGTCACCTCTGATCCTCATATTAGATTTTACGCGGGCGCACCTCTGATTAATCCCGATGGCTTGGCACTAGGGACTTTGTGCGTAATTGACTATGTACCGCGTCAATTGAACTTGCAACAACAAGAAGCTTTAACGATGTTAGCTCATCAAGTGATGGCGCAATTAGAGTTAAGGCGCACTGTAGCTGCTTTGAAGGAAGCTATTATTGAGCGAAAACGTGCAGAAGCAGAACTGCGGATAGCTTTGGAGAAAGAAAAAGAACTCAGCGAACTCAAATCTCGCTTTGTCTGTATGACTTCCCATGAGTTTCGCACACCGATATCTACAATTTTAGCTTCGGCTGAATTACTAGAAATTTATAGCCATAAGCTTTCTGAGCCTAAAAAAGTTGGACATTTGCATCGTATTCAAGGGGCTGTGCGAAGAATGACAGACCTTTTGAATGATGTCTTGGTTATGGGTAAAGCAGAAGCCGGAAAATTACAGTTAAAACCGACACCGCTAGATTTGGCAGAATTTTGCCAAAAATTGGTGCAAGAAATCCTCATTATTGATAATCATCAACACAGCATTACCTTTGTTGCTCAAGGTTCCTGTAGCATAGCAGGGGCAAGCCCAGAATCGGCACTACAAAGCCGTGAACCTGAGCCAACTAATTGTCAATCGCTTGAACTTCCTTGCTTTGATGAAAAATTGCTCCGACAAATTGTGAGTAATTTGCTATCAAATGCGATTAAATATTCACCTGCTGGTAGCCAACTAGATTTTGTACTAAATTGTCAGAATGAAGAAGTAATTTTTCAAATCAAAGATCAAGGTATTGGTATTCCCCCAGCAGACCAATTACACTTGTTTGAGTCTTTCTATCGGGCTAGTAATGTCGGTAATATTTCTGGAACAGGTCTAGGGCTGGCAATCGTGAAGAAATGTGTGGATTTACATAGAGGTAAAATTGCTGTTAATAGTGAAGTCGGGGTAGGCACAAAGTTTACAGTGACGCTGCCGTTATACAACTCGATACCAACTGATGATCAAGATTCTAATAATTGAAGACGAGGAACCACTTCGGGAAAACATTCTGGCATTGCTTGAGACTGATGGCTTTGATGTCTTTGGCTCAGAAAATGGTCGCCTTGGTGTGCAGTTGGCTCTGGAGATTTTACCGGATTTGATTTTGTGTGATGTGATGATGCCGGAACTTGATGGTTACGGTGTTTTGACCGAGTTGCGCGAAAATCCAATTTTGGCAGCAGTACCGTTTATTTTTTTGACTGCTAAAGCTACCAAGGCTGATTTACGCCAAGGGATGGAATTGGGAGCGGATGACTATCTAACTAAGCCATTTACGCGGGCTGAGTTATTGAGAGCTATAACTACTAGACTGAAAAAACAAGCAAGTATTCAGCAGGCGTACAACACTAAAGCCAATCCAGCAACAGAAGCACCAAGTTACTTTGTCTATTACGACAACTTGACCAACTTACCAAATCGCACTTTGCTTCAAGAGCGGCTCAATCAGATATTACAAGTAAATTACAATCAACAAATTCCAATTCTGTGTATTGGTTTAGATCGCTTTCAGCGGATTAGCGATACTCTTGGTACAGTAGTTACCGATTTAGTAGTGCGCTCAGTAGCTGAAAGGCTAACTACTTGTGTCGCTGACCATGATACGCTTGCTCGTTTTAGCAATGATCAATTTGTGATCGTCTTTACTACGATTACTCAAAAGCAAGATATTGCTGATTTTTCTCAAATAATTTTAGATGTTTTATCTCGACCTTTGAAGGTCAACGAACAAGAACTATTTATTACTGCTAGTATCGGCATCAGTTTTTATCCCAACAATAGTAGGGATGTTGAAATTTTGCTCAATCAGGCAGATTTAGCAATGTCTCAGGCTAGAAAACAAGGCGGTAACAACTATCAGTTTTATACTACCCAGTTGCAGCTACTTTCTCTAGCACCATTATCACTAGAAACAGATTTGCGCTATGCCTTGGAACGGGAAGAATTTGAGGTGTTATATCAGCCTCAAGTTGATATGCGTACTGGGCAAATTGTTGGTGCTGAAGCTTTGCTACGTTGGCATCATCCAGAAAAAAAACTAATTTCTCCCGTAGAATTTATTCCGATAGCAGAAGAAACTGGCTTGATTATTCCTATTGGAGAATGGGTGCTACGCACAGCCTGTATTCAAACTAAGTTATGGCAAAATGGTGGGTTTGAAAACCTCAATATAGCAGTTAATTTGTCAGTATATCAATTTAATCAAAAAAATATTATTGAAAAAGTATGTGATATTTTAAGAGAAACAGGTTTAAATCCTGCAACTCTAGAATTAGAGTTAACAGAAAGTAGTATTGTACAAAATCCTGAAGCTACTCGCAAGATTTTTAGTGAGTTAAAATTGCTAGGAATTCAAATTTCTATAGATGATTTTGGCACGGGATATTCTTCTTTATCTTATTTACAACAATTTCCTTTTGATACCTTGAAAGTTGATAAATGTTTTGTTCGTAATATTGCCAATGACTCTAAAAATGCCGCAATTACAACAGCTATTATTCAAATGGCTCATGGTTTAAAGTTAAAGGTAATTGCTGAGGGTGTTGAAACGCAAGCCGAACAATATTTTCTATCTCAGCATGAATGCGATGCTATG
This genomic window from Oculatellaceae cyanobacterium contains:
- a CDS encoding EAL domain-containing protein — protein: MIKILIIEDEEPLRENILALLETDGFDVFGSENGRLGVQLALEILPDLILCDVMMPELDGYGVLTELRENPILAAVPFIFLTAKATKADLRQGMELGADDYLTKPFTRAELLRAITTRLKKQASIQQAYNTKANPATEAPSYFVYYDNLTNLPNRTLLQERLNQILQVNYNQQIPILCIGLDRFQRISDTLGTVVTDLVVRSVAERLTTCVADHDTLARFSNDQFVIVFTTITQKQDIADFSQIILDVLSRPLKVNEQELFITASIGISFYPNNSRDVEILLNQADLAMSQARKQGGNNYQFYTTQLQLLSLAPLSLETDLRYALEREEFEVLYQPQVDMRTGQIVGAEALLRWHHPEKKLISPVEFIPIAEETGLIIPIGEWVLRTACIQTKLWQNGGFENLNIAVNLSVYQFNQKNIIEKVCDILRETGLNPATLELELTESSIVQNPEATRKIFSELKLLGIQISIDDFGTGYSSLSYLQQFPFDTLKVDKCFVRNIANDSKNAAITTAIIQMAHGLKLKVIAEGVETQAEQYFLSQHECDAMQGYLFSRPVPAKEFEKLLIEGKRLGL
- a CDS encoding GAF domain-containing sensor histidine kinase — its product is MQPAPLPNNEAQRLAALLEYEVLDTEAEPGFDQITHLASYICQTPIALVSLIDSERQWFKSHLGLTATETCRDIAFCAHVILQNQVMVVEDALNDERFATNPLVTSDPHIRFYAGAPLINPDGLALGTLCVIDYVPRQLNLQQQEALTMLAHQVMAQLELRRTVAALKEAIIERKRAEAELRIALEKEKELSELKSRFVCMTSHEFRTPISTILASAELLEIYSHKLSEPKKVGHLHRIQGAVRRMTDLLNDVLVMGKAEAGKLQLKPTPLDLAEFCQKLVQEILIIDNHQHSITFVAQGSCSIAGASPESALQSREPEPTNCQSLELPCFDEKLLRQIVSNLLSNAIKYSPAGSQLDFVLNCQNEEVIFQIKDQGIGIPPADQLHLFESFYRASNVGNISGTGLGLAIVKKCVDLHRGKIAVNSEVGVGTKFTVTLPLYNSIPTDDQDSNN